One window from the genome of Variovorax sp. PAMC26660 encodes:
- a CDS encoding isocitrate lyase/phosphoenolpyruvate mutase family protein: MQTHDARQQQTDIFHRLHSGPEPLVLVNAWDAASARIVERAGARAIGTTSAGMAWSLGYADGERMPVGELLAACARICRVASVPVTVDIERGFGDSTQAVCDLVCALIDMGAAGINIEDGVLPGTRQLAPPEILCERIGALRQLDARFFINARTDTHFVANDDPAARYQDTLRRARLYASAGADGIFVPGMTSLEEIAGLADAVALPVNVYAGHTKAPAVDVLANAGARRISLGCGPLQAVLGVLGRIATEALDDKTHNAGFRTMSGEMLPAGEINALFPATA; encoded by the coding sequence ATGCAGACCCATGACGCACGGCAGCAGCAGACAGACATCTTCCATCGCTTGCACAGCGGCCCTGAGCCGCTGGTGCTGGTGAATGCGTGGGACGCGGCCAGCGCGCGCATCGTCGAGCGTGCCGGCGCACGGGCCATCGGCACGACCAGCGCGGGCATGGCGTGGTCGCTGGGCTACGCGGACGGTGAGCGCATGCCGGTCGGCGAACTGCTCGCGGCCTGCGCGCGCATCTGCCGCGTGGCGAGCGTGCCGGTGACGGTCGACATCGAACGCGGCTTCGGCGACAGCACGCAGGCGGTGTGCGACCTTGTGTGCGCGCTGATCGACATGGGCGCGGCCGGCATCAACATCGAAGACGGTGTGCTGCCGGGCACGCGCCAACTGGCGCCGCCGGAGATCCTGTGCGAGCGCATCGGCGCGCTGCGCCAACTGGACGCGCGCTTTTTCATCAACGCGCGCACCGACACCCACTTCGTCGCCAACGACGACCCCGCCGCGCGCTACCAGGACACGCTGCGCCGCGCACGGCTCTATGCATCGGCGGGCGCCGACGGCATCTTCGTGCCGGGCATGACCAGCCTCGAAGAAATCGCGGGCCTTGCGGACGCGGTGGCGCTGCCTGTGAACGTTTATGCGGGCCATACCAAGGCGCCGGCGGTCGATGTGCTCGCCAATGCGGGTGCACGGCGCATCAGCCTCGGTTGCGGTCCTTTGCAGGCGGTGCTCGGCGTGCTTGGACGCATCGCCACGGAAGCACTCGACGACAAGACGCACAACGCCGGCTTTCGCACGATGAGCGGCGAGATGCTTCCGGCTGGCGAAATCAACGCACTCTTTCCCGCCACCGCCTGA
- a CDS encoding isochorismatase family protein — protein sequence MEPLALNPRQTALISIDLQHSNVGRQLAPHAAADVVQRSKRIADALRAAGGTVVWVRVDVTALLSLPADASISRPPGSPVPPPEFSQLVPELQVQDGDVLITKRQWGAFYGTDLDQQLRRRGIKTLVMSGIATNFGVDSTARAAFDRGYELVFVEDAMSSLAAELHHFANKELFPRMGRVRSTDALVAAIGSR from the coding sequence ATGGAACCTCTAGCCCTCAATCCCCGCCAGACCGCCCTTATTTCTATCGACCTGCAACACAGCAATGTGGGTCGCCAGCTTGCGCCGCATGCCGCCGCCGACGTGGTGCAACGGAGCAAGCGCATCGCGGATGCACTGCGCGCGGCGGGTGGCACCGTCGTCTGGGTGCGCGTCGATGTCACGGCGCTGCTGAGCCTGCCGGCGGATGCATCCATCAGCCGGCCACCGGGATCGCCCGTGCCGCCGCCCGAGTTCTCGCAACTGGTGCCCGAGCTGCAGGTGCAGGACGGCGATGTGCTGATCACCAAGCGCCAGTGGGGCGCGTTCTACGGCACGGACCTCGACCAGCAACTGCGCCGTCGCGGCATCAAGACGCTGGTGATGAGCGGCATCGCAACCAACTTCGGCGTCGACTCGACGGCGCGCGCTGCCTTCGACCGGGGCTACGAACTGGTGTTCGTGGAAGACGCGATGAGCTCGCTGGCGGCCGAGCTGCACCACTTCGCGAACAAGGAGCTGTTCCCGCGCATGGGCCGCGTGCGTTCGACGGACGCGCTCGTGGCGGCCATCGGCTCTCGCTGA
- a CDS encoding DUF6314 family protein — protein sequence MNAPAPSFAPFAPWGTPDTVFDGLEGAWDLDRTIEGQAAMTGTATFTRLETGALKYREEGRIRLADGKEFDGHREYLFERAPGGFAVSFAEQPPRLFHGIVIVRDGDALAGSATHLCTPDTYDSSYRFLGDGSFVIRHTVHGPRKDYLSATTFKRRNA from the coding sequence ATGAACGCGCCAGCCCCTTCATTCGCCCCCTTTGCGCCCTGGGGCACCCCGGACACCGTCTTCGACGGCCTGGAAGGCGCCTGGGACCTGGACCGGACCATCGAAGGCCAGGCCGCCATGACCGGCACCGCCACGTTCACGCGGCTCGAAACAGGCGCGTTGAAGTACCGCGAGGAAGGCCGGATCCGTCTGGCCGACGGCAAGGAGTTCGACGGCCACCGCGAATACCTCTTCGAGCGCGCCCCGGGCGGTTTCGCCGTCTCCTTCGCCGAGCAGCCACCGCGTCTCTTTCACGGCATCGTGATCGTGCGCGACGGCGACGCGCTCGCCGGATCGGCCACGCACCTGTGCACGCCCGACACCTACGACAGCAGCTATCGCTTTCTGGGCGACGGCTCCTTCGTGATCCGGCACACGGTGCACGGCCCACGCAAAGACTATCTGTCGGCCACCACCTTCAAGCGGCGCAACGCGTAG
- a CDS encoding FxLYD domain-containing protein: protein MTIDLQTLKCGECGSSVLKRTGLNEYTCDHCGSVTLVEDNVSDRLERVLDQVKNEAGRRLAAEEALRQKLMLRKVGIGVIVVLGVVLVGRVIEVFLESRNPPGAQPVVAAVVDRTIPADGLKLGEPKQVLVGSGSSAVPKLLVVARNETGKPLSRAGIRATYYDGETRLDERSEMVPIAVLEPGESTPALIDMPSGKNITRQDLRVQKLSEPYNAVEGPRMTFARVRLVQQGDRVRLVGRVANTRKDAAMIGGIEVLATLYDDAGQVIGFGHGYGQSNELKPGAHTSVDLSIARFGRAAAIAAWDYRIGYSTIETSGARTAVLSTDRVIRTTGAPERFNPELRLGTEDLLADDSERFDAKQLELLPLIDGRNNIQQRLFLTELVNRSPDAVAIAPGGVISRFSGSKADGTTNISGLAYLYPGERFPIFLEPEDMERITDTRIEWKPMRRAAMPGPRMPLEVKVTGTKAETGSVLLNFSQRFTYKSVEVKGSVKNPGTNIVGKVRLWVSLRDRSGQLTGFKLVENLPAIAPGESVPFQVDVEQNGRDLASVTTLYQTE from the coding sequence ATGACCATCGATCTCCAGACGCTCAAGTGCGGCGAATGCGGCAGCAGCGTGCTCAAGCGCACCGGCCTCAATGAATACACCTGCGACCACTGCGGCTCCGTCACGCTGGTCGAGGACAACGTGTCCGACCGTCTCGAGCGTGTGCTCGACCAGGTCAAGAACGAAGCAGGCCGGCGCCTGGCGGCCGAGGAAGCGCTCAGGCAGAAGCTGATGTTGCGCAAAGTCGGCATCGGCGTGATCGTCGTGCTGGGCGTTGTGCTGGTGGGGCGGGTCATCGAAGTGTTCCTCGAATCGCGCAATCCGCCCGGTGCGCAGCCGGTGGTTGCCGCCGTCGTCGATCGCACCATTCCGGCGGACGGCCTGAAGCTCGGCGAACCGAAGCAGGTGCTGGTGGGCAGCGGCAGCTCGGCGGTGCCCAAGCTGCTGGTGGTGGCGCGCAACGAGACCGGCAAGCCGCTCTCACGCGCAGGCATCCGCGCCACTTATTACGACGGCGAAACCCGGCTCGACGAGCGCAGCGAGATGGTGCCGATCGCCGTGCTCGAACCCGGCGAGAGCACACCGGCGTTGATCGACATGCCCAGCGGCAAGAACATCACGCGGCAGGACCTGCGGGTGCAGAAGCTGTCCGAGCCCTACAACGCGGTCGAGGGACCGCGCATGACCTTCGCGCGCGTGCGGCTGGTGCAGCAGGGCGATCGCGTGCGACTGGTGGGCCGCGTTGCCAACACGCGCAAGGACGCGGCCATGATCGGCGGCATCGAGGTGCTGGCCACGCTGTACGACGATGCCGGCCAGGTGATCGGCTTCGGCCACGGCTACGGGCAATCGAACGAACTCAAGCCCGGCGCGCACACCTCGGTAGACCTGAGCATCGCCCGCTTCGGCCGCGCGGCGGCGATCGCGGCGTGGGACTACCGCATCGGCTACAGCACCATCGAGACCTCGGGCGCGCGCACGGCGGTGCTGAGCACCGACCGCGTGATCCGCACCACCGGCGCGCCGGAGCGCTTCAACCCCGAACTGCGCCTGGGCACCGAAGACCTGCTGGCCGACGACAGCGAGCGCTTCGATGCCAAACAACTCGAATTGCTGCCGTTGATCGACGGGCGCAACAACATCCAGCAGCGGCTGTTTTTGACCGAACTCGTGAACCGCAGCCCTGACGCGGTGGCCATCGCGCCGGGCGGCGTGATCTCGCGCTTCAGCGGCAGCAAGGCCGACGGCACCACCAATATCTCGGGGCTGGCGTACCTGTATCCGGGCGAGCGCTTCCCGATCTTCCTGGAGCCGGAAGACATGGAGCGCATCACCGATACCCGCATCGAGTGGAAGCCGATGCGCCGCGCCGCCATGCCGGGGCCGCGCATGCCGCTGGAAGTGAAGGTGACGGGCACCAAGGCCGAGACCGGCAGCGTGCTGCTCAACTTCAGCCAGCGCTTTACCTACAAGAGCGTGGAGGTCAAGGGCAGCGTGAAGAATCCGGGCACGAACATCGTCGGCAAGGTGCGGTTGTGGGTCAGCCTGCGCGACCGCAGCGGGCAGCTCACCGGCTTCAAGCTGGTCGAGAACCTGCCGGCCATCGCACCCGGCGAGAGCGTGCCCTTCCAGGTGGACGTGGAGCAGAACGGCCGCGACTTGGCCAGCGTGACGACGCTATACCAAACCGAATAG
- a CDS encoding VanW family protein, which produces MSVQAWQPPRRIDAIDFWLRSRLLATAHALRETLRPSARRWHGGDHALADAPVLAQYRTPLWSDGRADEFPLVAGKVHNLRVARRAFDAIEVPAGELLSFWRQLGRPSAWRGFVVGRELRGGCVVPTLAGGLCQLSNALATVAVRAGFELVERHGHTARIEQAGPVTDDAIDATVFWNYVDLKLRAKHAWRLEVELTATELVLRIRARSPLAMPGAAVMLRRSGEGSAALPLARGCLSCDQTACFRHRPPVDVAPQGRTAVLLDAWTPEFARYLGANHPGADRMQPVPLRLAFWRASTVGWHREPVPEGAAPAQSPWAASLRRALWQRLWARHAGRRQASLIDGQRWLALAFAARLKPEHTQLVVEQALLPHLQRAGALDGRHVTVLASALPIAVIERRLDAASQRWPGDATLSDFRADPALVRAEAIALARAAAVVTPHAEVAQQLAESAPQATLSRLDWGLPRVKPIGVEREDPPLIVFAASALARKGARELAAALQGWPCRLRVLGSPSDDTQLWQGIDPVEHMDWQGDGLAGASVVVLPAHIEHAPRALLRAVAAGLPVVASTACGLAALPGVREVAAGDVEAMRTALRAACNT; this is translated from the coding sequence GTGAGCGTGCAGGCCTGGCAGCCGCCGCGCCGCATCGACGCCATCGATTTCTGGCTGCGCTCGCGGCTGCTGGCCACGGCCCACGCACTGCGCGAGACGCTGCGGCCCTCGGCCCGGCGCTGGCATGGCGGCGATCACGCACTGGCCGATGCGCCGGTGCTCGCGCAATACCGCACACCCTTGTGGTCGGACGGGCGCGCGGACGAATTCCCATTGGTGGCCGGCAAGGTGCACAACCTGCGCGTGGCCCGCCGCGCCTTCGACGCCATCGAGGTGCCGGCCGGCGAACTGCTGAGCTTCTGGCGCCAGTTGGGGCGGCCGAGCGCATGGCGCGGTTTCGTCGTGGGCCGCGAGTTGCGCGGTGGCTGCGTGGTGCCGACGCTGGCCGGTGGCCTGTGCCAGTTGTCGAATGCACTCGCCACGGTGGCGGTGCGTGCCGGCTTCGAGCTGGTCGAGCGGCATGGGCACACGGCGCGCATCGAGCAGGCCGGACCCGTCACCGACGATGCCATCGATGCGACGGTGTTCTGGAACTACGTCGACCTCAAGCTGCGCGCCAAACACGCATGGCGGCTCGAAGTGGAGCTGACCGCCACCGAACTGGTGCTGCGCATCCGCGCACGTTCGCCGCTGGCGATGCCGGGTGCAGCAGTCATGTTGCGGAGATCCGGCGAAGGGAGTGCCGCGTTGCCGCTGGCGCGCGGCTGTCTGAGCTGTGACCAGACAGCCTGCTTTCGCCACCGCCCACCGGTCGATGTGGCGCCGCAAGGCCGCACTGCCGTGCTGCTCGATGCATGGACACCGGAGTTCGCGCGCTACCTGGGGGCGAATCACCCCGGCGCGGACCGCATGCAGCCGGTGCCGTTGCGGCTGGCGTTCTGGCGCGCATCCACTGTCGGATGGCACCGGGAGCCCGTGCCCGAAGGCGCAGCGCCCGCGCAATCGCCATGGGCTGCGAGCCTGCGCCGCGCGCTGTGGCAACGACTCTGGGCGCGGCACGCGGGCCGGCGACAGGCCAGCCTGATCGATGGGCAGCGCTGGCTGGCGCTGGCTTTCGCCGCGCGCCTGAAGCCCGAACACACGCAACTGGTGGTCGAGCAGGCGCTGTTGCCGCATCTGCAGCGGGCTGGTGCGCTCGACGGTCGTCATGTCACCGTGCTGGCCAGCGCATTGCCCATCGCCGTGATCGAACGCAGGCTCGATGCCGCGTCCCAACGCTGGCCCGGCGATGCCACGCTGAGCGACTTTCGCGCCGATCCCGCGCTCGTGCGGGCCGAGGCAATCGCGCTGGCCCGTGCAGCGGCTGTTGTCACGCCTCACGCGGAGGTCGCACAGCAACTCGCCGAGTCGGCGCCGCAAGCCACGTTGTCACGGCTCGACTGGGGGCTGCCCCGCGTCAAACCCATCGGGGTCGAACGCGAAGACCCACCGCTCATCGTCTTCGCCGCGAGTGCATTGGCACGCAAGGGCGCGCGCGAACTGGCCGCTGCGCTGCAAGGCTGGCCGTGCCGGCTGCGCGTGCTGGGCTCGCCGTCCGACGACACGCAATTGTGGCAAGGCATCGACCCTGTCGAGCACATGGACTGGCAGGGCGATGGATTGGCCGGCGCCAGCGTCGTCGTGCTGCCCGCGCACATCGAGCATGCGCCGCGCGCGCTCCTGCGTGCCGTGGCGGCCGGCCTGCCCGTGGTGGCCTCGACCGCCTGCGGCCTCGCCGCATTGCCAGGCGTGCGTGAAGTCGCGGCCGGCGATGTGGAAGCCATGCGCACCGCGCTGCGGGCTGCCTGCAACACCTGA
- a CDS encoding LLM class flavin-dependent oxidoreductase, with protein sequence MIPLSILDLSPIIEGSNAAQSFRNSLSLAQHGEKLGYTRYWLAEHHGMPGIASAATAVLLSYVGAGTSTIRIGAGGVMLPNHSPLVIAEQFGTLESLYPGRIDLGLGRAPGSDQRTARALRRNLESDSDQFPQDVIELMDFMSKAPQQPVRAVPGEGLEVPVWILGSSTFGAQLAAHLGLPYAFASHFAPQQIMQAIQIYRETFKPSAQLKKPYVMLGFNVFAADTDEEAEFRATSWQQAFVNLRSGRPGRLPPPVENYRQKVGPAENALLDSVLSCSAVGSVETVKKGVEAFVERTGADELMITSQVFDHAARLRSYELLAGAFKS encoded by the coding sequence ATGATTCCGTTATCGATCCTCGACCTTTCCCCGATCATTGAGGGCAGCAATGCCGCACAGTCGTTCCGCAACTCGCTCTCGCTCGCGCAGCATGGCGAGAAGCTCGGCTACACGCGCTACTGGCTGGCGGAGCACCACGGCATGCCGGGCATCGCGAGCGCGGCCACGGCGGTGTTGCTGTCGTACGTGGGAGCGGGCACTTCGACCATCCGCATCGGCGCCGGCGGCGTGATGCTGCCGAACCATTCGCCGCTGGTGATCGCCGAGCAGTTCGGCACGCTGGAGTCGCTGTACCCGGGGCGCATCGACCTGGGCCTGGGGCGTGCGCCCGGCTCCGACCAGCGCACCGCGCGTGCGCTGCGCCGCAACCTCGAATCGGATTCCGACCAGTTCCCGCAGGACGTGATCGAGCTGATGGACTTCATGTCGAAGGCGCCGCAACAACCCGTGCGGGCCGTGCCCGGCGAGGGGCTGGAAGTGCCGGTGTGGATCCTCGGCTCCAGCACCTTCGGCGCGCAACTGGCGGCGCACCTGGGGCTGCCCTACGCCTTTGCCTCGCACTTCGCGCCGCAGCAGATCATGCAGGCCATCCAGATCTACCGCGAGACCTTCAAGCCCTCGGCGCAACTGAAAAAGCCGTACGTGATGCTGGGCTTCAACGTGTTCGCGGCCGACACCGACGAAGAGGCCGAGTTTCGCGCCACCTCGTGGCAGCAGGCCTTCGTGAACCTGCGCAGCGGCCGGCCCGGTCGCCTGCCGCCGCCGGTCGAGAACTACCGCCAGAAGGTGGGTCCGGCAGAGAACGCGCTACTCGACTCGGTGCTGTCGTGCTCTGCGGTGGGTTCGGTGGAGACGGTGAAGAAGGGCGTGGAAGCGTTCGTTGAGCGCACCGGCGCCGACGAACTCATGATCACCTCGCAGGTGTTCGACCACGCGGCCCGGCTGCGCTCCTACGAGCTGCTGGCCGGGGCGTTCAAGTCATAA
- a CDS encoding helicase SNF2 codes for MTASKLLSAVAVALLAVAGSAHAETYDGVHQLTSAASRADVSSQAVVAAHSANPYATGANSGPAQVFVSSTSRAAVRSEAVAAAHSADPYAEGASSGVAPVVASTVDRATVRAAARAAARGDALPL; via the coding sequence ATGACCGCCTCGAAGCTCCTCTCCGCTGTTGCCGTTGCCCTGCTGGCTGTTGCTGGTTCTGCCCACGCCGAAACCTATGACGGCGTGCATCAACTGACCTCGGCCGCCAGCCGCGCCGATGTCTCCAGCCAGGCCGTGGTTGCAGCGCACAGCGCCAACCCCTACGCCACCGGTGCCAATTCCGGCCCGGCCCAAGTGTTCGTGTCGTCGACCAGCCGTGCGGCTGTCCGCTCTGAAGCCGTTGCCGCCGCACACAGCGCCGATCCGTACGCCGAAGGCGCATCGTCGGGCGTGGCCCCGGTCGTTGCCAGCACGGTGGACCGTGCCACGGTGCGTGCCGCAGCCCGCGCTGCTGCTCGCGGCGACGCACTGCCGCTGTAA
- a CDS encoding energy-coupling factor transporter transmembrane component T family protein, whose amino-acid sequence MRSLYSEQQTWMHAIAAWIKLAVLSVCGTLLVLVERPVHLAIACAVVLLIFASLGRPAWRRVRMLVGVAIAGGLIVGFHWALGTTPLGVASALRLASAATLALMLTLTTRFEDLLAVLETLMHPLQRFGVPTERIALGLGLMLRFAENFYVQWQRLDDAYRARAGHGGGLRLLAPLTIRTLQTAERVADALAARLGR is encoded by the coding sequence ATGCGTAGCCTCTATTCGGAACAGCAAACCTGGATGCACGCGATCGCGGCGTGGATCAAGCTCGCAGTCCTGTCGGTGTGCGGCACGCTGCTGGTACTGGTCGAGAGGCCCGTTCACCTGGCCATTGCCTGCGCGGTGGTGCTGCTGATCTTCGCGTCGCTCGGGCGTCCCGCATGGCGCCGCGTGCGCATGCTGGTCGGCGTGGCCATTGCAGGCGGGTTGATCGTCGGCTTTCACTGGGCGCTGGGCACGACGCCGCTGGGCGTGGCCAGTGCCTTGCGCCTTGCCAGCGCGGCCACGCTCGCGCTGATGCTGACGCTGACCACGCGCTTCGAAGACCTGCTGGCGGTGCTCGAAACCCTGATGCATCCACTGCAGCGCTTCGGCGTGCCGACCGAGCGGATCGCGCTCGGCCTTGGCCTGATGCTGCGTTTCGCCGAAAATTTCTATGTGCAGTGGCAGCGCCTGGACGATGCCTACCGCGCCCGTGCGGGGCATGGCGGTGGCCTGCGGCTGTTGGCGCCGTTGACCATCCGCACGCTGCAGACTGCGGAGCGCGTGGCCGATGCGCTGGCCGCGCGGCTGGGCCGCTGA
- a CDS encoding DUF6891 domain-containing protein — protein sequence MALTLDPEDTRGRIHDLVWSGFYPDADVEWMITDEYLDPDELTAEDRAWVKAEAERACAAKHTAERDWPAQTEYDRLDAVFVQLRGEKIIALHRAGNTLSDGHDDVREHWRAAGRLASGIRGCCFYHSQDLDTAVRTGRLHLAFSGGMIPEIEQREANTIVVGHRIVELLRAAGFDATWSGNINERIEADLGQWRKRGPSA from the coding sequence ATGGCCCTCACTCTCGACCCCGAAGACACGCGCGGACGCATCCACGATCTCGTGTGGAGCGGCTTCTATCCCGACGCCGATGTCGAATGGATGATCACCGACGAGTACCTCGATCCCGACGAGCTCACGGCCGAAGACCGTGCCTGGGTCAAGGCAGAGGCCGAGCGCGCCTGCGCCGCCAAGCACACCGCTGAGCGCGACTGGCCCGCACAGACCGAGTACGACCGGCTCGATGCCGTCTTCGTGCAGTTGCGCGGCGAAAAGATCATTGCGCTGCACCGCGCGGGCAACACGCTGTCCGATGGCCATGACGACGTGCGCGAGCACTGGCGCGCCGCGGGCCGTCTGGCCTCGGGCATTCGCGGCTGCTGCTTCTATCACTCGCAAGACCTCGACACGGCGGTGCGCACCGGCCGCCTGCACCTTGCATTCAGCGGCGGCATGATTCCCGAAATCGAGCAACGCGAAGCCAACACCATCGTGGTCGGGCACCGCATCGTCGAGCTGCTGCGCGCAGCCGGCTTCGACGCGACGTGGAGCGGCAACATCAACGAGCGCATCGAAGCCGATCTCGGCCAATGGCGCAAGCGAGGCCCCTCCGCGTGA
- a CDS encoding energy-coupling factor ABC transporter ATP-binding protein produces MPQPTSTAPLSPHSIRLEAVTLVRGNQHVFEGLTLHLQEARIGLVGDNGAGKSSLFRLISGLDQPQQGRVVVHGCDTQTDRRQLSQHVGLMFQNPDDQIIFPTVAEELAFSLTARGETRQAARQRAREFLAERGLDAWAGRAIGELSQGQRQQVCLLALQISQPATLLLDEPFASLDLLSQARLAAQLDATDQQIVLSTHLLDHVHDFERVLWLEQGKVRADGPGREVCEAYAANVRERASAQRGAHA; encoded by the coding sequence TTGCCGCAGCCGACATCCACCGCCCCCCTTTCCCCGCACAGCATTCGCCTCGAGGCGGTCACGCTGGTGCGCGGCAACCAGCACGTCTTCGAGGGGCTGACGCTCCATCTGCAGGAGGCGCGCATTGGGCTGGTCGGCGACAACGGGGCGGGCAAGAGCAGCCTGTTCCGCCTCATCAGCGGGCTCGACCAGCCGCAGCAGGGGCGCGTCGTGGTGCATGGCTGCGACACGCAGACCGACCGGCGGCAGTTGTCGCAGCACGTGGGGCTGATGTTCCAGAACCCCGACGACCAGATCATTTTTCCGACCGTGGCCGAAGAGCTGGCTTTCAGTCTCACGGCGCGCGGTGAAACGCGGCAGGCGGCGCGGCAGCGGGCGCGCGAGTTCCTCGCGGAGCGCGGGCTCGACGCGTGGGCCGGGCGCGCCATCGGCGAGCTGAGCCAGGGGCAGCGCCAGCAGGTGTGCCTTCTCGCGCTGCAGATCAGCCAGCCGGCCACGCTGCTGCTGGACGAGCCCTTTGCCAGCCTCGACCTGCTGAGCCAGGCGCGATTGGCGGCGCAACTCGACGCCACCGACCAGCAGATCGTCTTGTCGACGCACCTGCTCGACCATGTGCACGACTTCGAGCGCGTGCTGTGGCTGGAGCAGGGCAAGGTGCGCGCCGACGGGCCCGGTCGCGAGGTCTGCGAGGCCTATGCCGCGAACGTGCGCGAGCGCGCCAGTGCGCAGCGGGGCGCGCATGCGTAG
- a CDS encoding biotin transporter BioY, with protein sequence MTTTGSLTSSRSLSYIALFAALMAVFGLIPKIDLPFGVPITLQSLGVMLAGCLLGPRRGFLAIALFLLAVALGLPLLPGGRGGLSVFVAPASGFLFGWMFGAFTCGLLMRRMAGATGTGLLAAAFVASLVGGIVVVYAFGIVGLSWIAHMSLSQAALAMLVFIPGDLIKCGICAMLVQTVMRGMPGWRLDRD encoded by the coding sequence ATGACCACCACCGGCTCTCTCACTTCGTCCCGTTCCCTGTCGTACATCGCGCTGTTCGCGGCGCTGATGGCGGTGTTCGGACTGATCCCCAAGATCGACCTGCCGTTCGGCGTGCCGATCACGCTGCAGTCGCTGGGCGTGATGCTCGCCGGCTGCCTGCTGGGGCCGCGACGCGGGTTCCTGGCCATCGCGCTGTTCCTGCTTGCGGTGGCGTTGGGCCTGCCCCTGCTGCCGGGTGGGCGCGGCGGGCTGAGCGTGTTCGTGGCGCCGGCTTCGGGCTTCCTGTTCGGCTGGATGTTCGGCGCCTTCACCTGCGGCCTGCTGATGCGCCGCATGGCCGGCGCGACGGGCACCGGGCTGCTGGCGGCGGCCTTCGTCGCGTCGCTGGTCGGCGGGATCGTGGTGGTCTATGCCTTCGGCATCGTCGGGCTCTCGTGGATCGCCCACATGTCGCTGTCGCAGGCGGCGCTGGCCATGCTGGTCTTCATTCCCGGCGACCTGATCAAGTGCGGCATCTGCGCGATGCTCGTGCAGACGGTGATGCGCGGCATGCCCGGCTGGCGGCTCGACCGCGATTGA